One Coffea arabica cultivar ET-39 chromosome 5c, Coffea Arabica ET-39 HiFi, whole genome shotgun sequence DNA window includes the following coding sequences:
- the LOC113689016 gene encoding transcription factor bHLH30-like isoform X2 produces the protein MEFFNSFNGFPENYGYQGTVKNGSGSSSSLILDNEKGELVRALLRPGQKGVNAEKALVALRNHSEAERRRRERINGHLTSLRSLIPGTSKELRKKATEATKGMLVPTDTDEVRVEEHQADAAGEPSYTIRAFLCCDYKHELFSDLRQALETLPLKTVSAEIATLGSRMVNVFEMTGCDQQNLENSEGRELLVNSVRQALRSVLDKFYASEEFLSRNALSNKRRRVSLFDASSSSSLENFW, from the exons ATggaattttttaattctttcaatgGGTTTCCTGAGAATTATGGGTATCAAGGGACGGTGAAAAATGGGTCGGGCTCATCTTCTTCACTGATTTTGGATAATGAAAAAGGAGAGCTAGTGAGGGCTCTGTTAAGGCCAGGGCAAAAAGGGGTTAATGCAGAAAAGGCATTGGTTGCTTTGAGGAATCATAGTGAAGCTGAGAGGCGAAGAAGGGAGAGAATTAATGGTCATTTGACTTCTCTCAGGAGTCTAATTCCCGGAACAAGTAAG GAATTGAGAAAGAAGGCAACTGAAGCTACTAAGGGTATGCTTGTGCCAACAGACACCGATGAAGTAAGAGTAGAAGAACACCAAGCAGATGCAGCTGGAGAACCTTCGTATACGATCAGGGCATTTCTTTGTTGCGATTATAAGCATGAGCTTTTCTCTGATTTGAGACAAGCTCTTGAAACCCTTCCTCTGAAAACAGTGAGTGCTGAAATTGCGACCTTAGGAAGTAGGATGGTGAATGTGTTTGAGATGACTGGTTGTGACCAACAGAATCTTGAGAATTCTGAGGGACGCGAGCTCCTTGTAAATTCAGTTCGTCAGGCTTTGAGGTCCGTACTTGATAAATTTTATGCATCAGAAGAGTTCTTGTCAAGAAATGCTCTCTCAAACAAGAGACGCAGAGTTTCTCTCTTTGATGCTTCAAGTTCATCTTCCTTAGAAAACTTCTGGTGA
- the LOC113690469 gene encoding replication protein A 70 kDa DNA-binding subunit B-like, producing MEEDRKVIAFAEIIPGLRDWTTIVQVLDKQKPLLSKAGNRYQKLTLIDGQGTTVEAMIYKSDIEFFRNHFRLYMRYMLSNARVEYTPLEYRVRENQCTWYIDNSTVVQAMDEPNPPEIPPVFRFTPFRRFYQHIDDTSDIDILGIVAEVHQRFHKGTTPTREIVIIDKSFMPVILTLWGDHETDEGQAIANMIQSMPLIVGLRLRVSSYHTLNLSTKFGSSVLVNPPIQQGSMLRQ from the exons ATGGAG GAAGACAGAAAAGTCATAGCATTTGCTGAAATTATTCCTGGACTTCGAGATTGGACAACAATAGTTCAGGTTCTTGACAAACAGAAGCCGCTCCTATCAAAAGCAGGAAATCGCTATCAGAAGCTTACACTCATTGATGGGCAG GGCACCACAGTGGAGGCTATGATATACAAATCAGACATAGAATTCTTTCGCAACCACTTTCGCCTGTATATGCGTTACATGCTGTCCAATGCAAGAGTTGAATATACTCCACTGGAATATCGTGTACGTGAAAATCAATGTACTTGGTATATTGACAACTCCACTGTTGTCCAGGCAATGGATGAACCAAATCCCCCAGAAATTCCTCCTGTTTTCAGATTCACTCCTTTCAGAAGATTCTACCAACACATTGATGATACGTCAGACATAG ATATACTTGGCATTGTCGCAGAGGTCCATCAACGATTTCACAAAGGCACTACCCCAACTAGAGAGATTGTAATCATAGACAAAAG CTTCATGCCAGTCATCCTAACTCTCTGGGGTGATCACGAGACAGATGAAGGCCAAGCAATTGCCAACATGATTCAATCAATGCCACTCATTGTTGGCCTTCGACTGAGAGTTTCATCATACCACA CTCTAAATCTCTCAACAAAGTTTGGCTCAAGTGTTTTGGTGAACCCCCCAATACAACAAGGTTCAATGTTGAGGCAATAG
- the LOC140007775 gene encoding uncharacterized protein — MENKTQINDLITQRAYLNRTSLLPQPTEDELCTIKEFLNLPMKKAYWIQGSPRFLDKSQRLWYNACSNCHKSFRAKPQWKIICTSCNKNVNILPRSRLTIELADYSGNLTLDLYDNDAQQLLPFTLPQIQELEGKHQLDYTAIEQAIESSILTCFVKKMTGNRGPADTEKYAAIIVHKANAAELISSTSRNSASTSTPSTNPLTAPESSNLTTSSTILNATAQSYRGATNLDSNLFTTLKITETPTKKQRTDPTDMEL, encoded by the exons ATGGAAAACAAAACACAGATCAATGACCTCATAACACAGAGAGCATACCTAAACCGAACCAGCCTACTACCACAACCTACAGAAGATGAGCTCTGCACTATCAAAGAGTTCCTGAATTTACCAATG AAAAAAGCTTATTGGATTCAAGGAAGCCCACGATTCCTTGACAAAAGCCAACGGCTATGGTATAATGCATGCTCAAACTGTCACAAATCCTTCAGAGCTAAACCTCAATGGAAGATTATTTGCACTTCCTGCAACAAGAATGTTAACATTCTTCCAAG GAGTAGGTTAACCATAGAGCTGGCTGATTACTCTGGAAACCTCACACTTGATTTGTATGACAATGATGCACAGCAACTACTGCCCTTCACACTGCCACAGATTCAAGAACTCGAAGGCAAG CATCAGCTTGATTACACAGCTATTGAACAGGCTATTGAGAGTAGTATCCTCACCTGCTTCGTGAAAAAAATGACTGGAAATCGTGGACCTGCCGACACAGAAAAATACGCAGCTATCATAGTGCACAAAGCAAATGCTGCAGAACTAATATCAAGCACTTCTAGAAATTCAGCTTCAACTTCCACTCCTTCTACAAATCCACTTACAGCTCCAGAATCATCGAACTTGACCACCAGTTCAACAATTCTCAATGCAACTGCTCAAAGTTACAGGGGAGCAACAAATTTGGACAGCAATTTGTTCACAACACTCAAAATCACAGAAACTCCAACTAAGAAACAACGCACTGACCCGACTGACATGGAGCTGTAG
- the LOC113689016 gene encoding transcription factor bHLH30-like isoform X1, with protein MEFFNSFNGFPENYGYQGTVKNGSGSSSSLILDNEKGELVRALLRPGQKGVNAEKALVALRNHSEAERRRRERINGHLTSLRSLIPGTSKMDKAALLAEVINHVKELRKKATEATKGMLVPTDTDEVRVEEHQADAAGEPSYTIRAFLCCDYKHELFSDLRQALETLPLKTVSAEIATLGSRMVNVFEMTGCDQQNLENSEGRELLVNSVRQALRSVLDKFYASEEFLSRNALSNKRRRVSLFDASSSSSLENFW; from the exons ATggaattttttaattctttcaatgGGTTTCCTGAGAATTATGGGTATCAAGGGACGGTGAAAAATGGGTCGGGCTCATCTTCTTCACTGATTTTGGATAATGAAAAAGGAGAGCTAGTGAGGGCTCTGTTAAGGCCAGGGCAAAAAGGGGTTAATGCAGAAAAGGCATTGGTTGCTTTGAGGAATCATAGTGAAGCTGAGAGGCGAAGAAGGGAGAGAATTAATGGTCATTTGACTTCTCTCAGGAGTCTAATTCCCGGAACAAGTAAG ATGGACAAGGCAGCATTACTTGCTGAAGTAATTAATCATGTGAAGGAATTGAGAAAGAAGGCAACTGAAGCTACTAAGGGTATGCTTGTGCCAACAGACACCGATGAAGTAAGAGTAGAAGAACACCAAGCAGATGCAGCTGGAGAACCTTCGTATACGATCAGGGCATTTCTTTGTTGCGATTATAAGCATGAGCTTTTCTCTGATTTGAGACAAGCTCTTGAAACCCTTCCTCTGAAAACAGTGAGTGCTGAAATTGCGACCTTAGGAAGTAGGATGGTGAATGTGTTTGAGATGACTGGTTGTGACCAACAGAATCTTGAGAATTCTGAGGGACGCGAGCTCCTTGTAAATTCAGTTCGTCAGGCTTTGAGGTCCGTACTTGATAAATTTTATGCATCAGAAGAGTTCTTGTCAAGAAATGCTCTCTCAAACAAGAGACGCAGAGTTTCTCTCTTTGATGCTTCAAGTTCATCTTCCTTAGAAAACTTCTGGTGA
- the LOC113690471 gene encoding uncharacterized protein isoform X1, producing the protein MSSSKLHPPNNALNVREKKSEKNRKKRERFAALSVEEKEAHRKKNRDAYHRRKLSKLLSKPLAEQSQQISRPSDTPGSGLLAISNNCADGSYFHRCNNLLPRTKILMSELSEHGRCVTSPNLHGNASAQKIDAYVTKIASPNPQLSACNSQSGGSKLKNSVSHFSTYEQGSSSGTNHKHVCSHHTTPYTSANSFVCMSCYNFSPESIEQVPELSSLVTRYQATRQLLGSTANKNGGLANTKSVLEKTQTVNKTTKRPKGRTNPDGIGALKFINDEPDMLPSKPHCSYCEAKKFHSETPNFCCSNGEVVLQQNKLPDILIELYTGRSDEAASFRTYVRTYNNMFGFTSFGVHYDKSLCKRTNGIYTFKVQGQTYHFIKDLIPSGGSGVYLQLYFHDTDHELENRLAISQKLTESTVKKIMHMMESNPYASFLRSLKHVPDLDSYQIVLKSHSENDQRVFNQPTASQIAALWVEGQEFKEGYTRHIQIYTKEGKDHLLQYYYGCYDPLQYPLLFPLGETGWHPGIRRITMENPKKRKRCNKKASCTTPFPNYRSAQELLDAEEQGCNDLENNKEFVSMREYYSYKLQMREKYTPSVLNTGRLLQQYVIDMYIKIETQRLDYYKNRQELIRREQLQGIMDSVVAGHCQGSRVGQRVILPASFIGGPRDMRRRYVDAMALVQKFGKPDLFITMTCNPSWPEIKQHMLPTDEAHNRPDWVNSTLSPQTLGDYPLQSLNFKMGHLNP; encoded by the exons ATGAGTTCCTCTAAGTTACATCCACCTAACAATGCTCTGAATGTCCGTGAGAAAAAATCTGAGAAGaatagaaaaaagagagaaagattTGCTGCTCTGTCggtagaagaaaaagaagctcATCGAAAGAAAAATAGAGATGCGTATCACAGAAGAAAGTTAAGCAAACTCTTGTCCAAGCCACTTGCTGAACAATCTCAGCAGATTTCCAGACCATCAGATACTCCAGGCTCTGGTTTACTAGCTATTTCTAACAACTGTGCTGATGGTAGCTATTTCCACCGATGCAATAACCTGTTGCCACGGACGAAGATATTAATGTCAGAATTAAGTGAACATGGTCGATGTGTCACAT CTCCAAATCTTCATGGAAATGCATCTGCTCAGAAAATTGATGCGTATGTCACCAAAATTGCCTCTCCTAATCCTCAGCTCTCTGCATGTAACAGTCAATCTGGTGGATCAAAATTAAAGAACAGTGTGTCTCACTTTTCCACTTATGAACAAG GTAGTTCTTCAGGCACGAACCACAAGCATGTCTGCTCACATCATACTACTCCATACACTTCAG CTAACTCATTTGTCTGTATGAGCTGCTACAACTTCTCTCCAGAGAGTATTGAACAAGTTCCAG AACTGTCATCACTTGTTACACGATATCAGGCTACTCGACAGTTACTAGGATCTACTGCTAACAAAAATGGAGGTTTAG CCAACACAAAATCAGTGCTGGAAAAAACTCAGACCGTTAATAAGACAACTAAGAGACCAAAAG GGAGAACAAATCCAGATGGGATTGGAGCATTGAAATTCATTAACGATGAACCAGACATGTTGCCTTCAAAGCCACATTGCAGTTACTGTGAGGCAAAAAAGTTCCATTCtgaaacaccaaatttttgttgtTCTAATGGTGAAGTGGTTCTCCAGCAAAACAAACTTCCGGATATTTTGATAGAACTATATACTGGTCGGTCTGATGAAGCTGCTTCTTTTAGAACATATGTCAGGACATACAACAACATGTTTGGCTTCACCTCTTTTGGAGTGCATTATGATAAATCCCTCTGCAAAAGAACTAATGGCATTTACACATTCAAAGTCCAAGGACAAACTTATCACTTCATCAAAGATCTGATTCCATCTGGAGGTTCTGGCGTCTATCTGCAGCTATATTTCCATGACACAGACCATGAGTTAGAAAACAGACTAGCTATATCACAGAAGCTGACAGAGAGTacagtaaaaaaaattatgcataTGATGGAATCCAATCCTTACGCTTCTTTTCTTCGAAGCTTAAAACATGTTCCAGATCTTGACTCATACCAGATAGTACTTAAATCCCATTCAGAAAATGATCAGAGGGTCTTCAACCAACCAACTGCATCTCAAATTGCAGCTTTATGGGTGGAGGGTCAGGAATTTAAAGAAGGATACACGAGACATATTCAAATCTAtacaaaagagggtaaagaccACCTGTTACAATACTATTATGGATGCTATGATCCATTGCAGTATCCACTGTTATTCCCGCTTGGAGAAACTGGATGGCATCCTGGTATAAGAAGGATAACTATGGAAAatccaaagaagagaaagagatGCAACAAAAAAGCTAGCTGCACTACTCCTTTTCCTAATTACAGATCTGCACAAGAGCTACTAGATGCTGAGGAGCAAG GTTGTAACGATCTGGAAAACAATAAGGAGTTTGTATCAATGCGTGAGTATTATTCATATAAATTGCAGATGCGAGAAAAATATACTCCAAGTGTACTTAATACTGGCAGACTGCTACAACAATATGTGattgatatgtatataaagataGAAACCCAGAGACTTGATTACTACAAGAATCGACAAGAATTAATAAGAAGAGAGCAGCTTCAAGGTATAATGGACAGTGTAGTAGCAGGGCATTGCCAGGGATCAAGGGTAGGGCAGCGAGTAATCCTCCCAGCTTCATTTATAGGTGGTCCACGTGATATGAGGAGAAGATATGTTGACGCCATGGCTCTTGTACAAAAATTCGGCAAACCAGATCTGTTCATTACAATGACCTGCAACCCTTCATGGCCTGAGATCAAACAACATATGCTTCCTACTGATGAGGCTCATAACAGACCAGActgggttaattccactttgtcccctcaAACTTTGGgcgattacccacttcagtcccttaacttcaaaatgggacacttaaatccctaa
- the LOC113690471 gene encoding uncharacterized protein isoform X2, whose amino-acid sequence MCHIQSGGSKLKNSVSHFSTYEQGSSSGTNHKHVCSHHTTPYTSANSFVCMSCYNFSPESIEQVPELSSLVTRYQATRQLLGSTANKNGGLANTKSVLEKTQTVNKTTKRPKGRTNPDGIGALKFINDEPDMLPSKPHCSYCEAKKFHSETPNFCCSNGEVVLQQNKLPDILIELYTGRSDEAASFRTYVRTYNNMFGFTSFGVHYDKSLCKRTNGIYTFKVQGQTYHFIKDLIPSGGSGVYLQLYFHDTDHELENRLAISQKLTESTVKKIMHMMESNPYASFLRSLKHVPDLDSYQIVLKSHSENDQRVFNQPTASQIAALWVEGQEFKEGYTRHIQIYTKEGKDHLLQYYYGCYDPLQYPLLFPLGETGWHPGIRRITMENPKKRKRCNKKASCTTPFPNYRSAQELLDAEEQGCNDLENNKEFVSMREYYSYKLQMREKYTPSVLNTGRLLQQYVIDMYIKIETQRLDYYKNRQELIRREQLQGIMDSVVAGHCQGSRVGQRVILPASFIGGPRDMRRRYVDAMALVQKFGKPDLFITMTCNPSWPEIKQHMLPTDEAHNRPDWVNSTLSPQTLGDYPLQSLNFKMGHLNP is encoded by the exons ATGTGTCACAT TCAATCTGGTGGATCAAAATTAAAGAACAGTGTGTCTCACTTTTCCACTTATGAACAAG GTAGTTCTTCAGGCACGAACCACAAGCATGTCTGCTCACATCATACTACTCCATACACTTCAG CTAACTCATTTGTCTGTATGAGCTGCTACAACTTCTCTCCAGAGAGTATTGAACAAGTTCCAG AACTGTCATCACTTGTTACACGATATCAGGCTACTCGACAGTTACTAGGATCTACTGCTAACAAAAATGGAGGTTTAG CCAACACAAAATCAGTGCTGGAAAAAACTCAGACCGTTAATAAGACAACTAAGAGACCAAAAG GGAGAACAAATCCAGATGGGATTGGAGCATTGAAATTCATTAACGATGAACCAGACATGTTGCCTTCAAAGCCACATTGCAGTTACTGTGAGGCAAAAAAGTTCCATTCtgaaacaccaaatttttgttgtTCTAATGGTGAAGTGGTTCTCCAGCAAAACAAACTTCCGGATATTTTGATAGAACTATATACTGGTCGGTCTGATGAAGCTGCTTCTTTTAGAACATATGTCAGGACATACAACAACATGTTTGGCTTCACCTCTTTTGGAGTGCATTATGATAAATCCCTCTGCAAAAGAACTAATGGCATTTACACATTCAAAGTCCAAGGACAAACTTATCACTTCATCAAAGATCTGATTCCATCTGGAGGTTCTGGCGTCTATCTGCAGCTATATTTCCATGACACAGACCATGAGTTAGAAAACAGACTAGCTATATCACAGAAGCTGACAGAGAGTacagtaaaaaaaattatgcataTGATGGAATCCAATCCTTACGCTTCTTTTCTTCGAAGCTTAAAACATGTTCCAGATCTTGACTCATACCAGATAGTACTTAAATCCCATTCAGAAAATGATCAGAGGGTCTTCAACCAACCAACTGCATCTCAAATTGCAGCTTTATGGGTGGAGGGTCAGGAATTTAAAGAAGGATACACGAGACATATTCAAATCTAtacaaaagagggtaaagaccACCTGTTACAATACTATTATGGATGCTATGATCCATTGCAGTATCCACTGTTATTCCCGCTTGGAGAAACTGGATGGCATCCTGGTATAAGAAGGATAACTATGGAAAatccaaagaagagaaagagatGCAACAAAAAAGCTAGCTGCACTACTCCTTTTCCTAATTACAGATCTGCACAAGAGCTACTAGATGCTGAGGAGCAAG GTTGTAACGATCTGGAAAACAATAAGGAGTTTGTATCAATGCGTGAGTATTATTCATATAAATTGCAGATGCGAGAAAAATATACTCCAAGTGTACTTAATACTGGCAGACTGCTACAACAATATGTGattgatatgtatataaagataGAAACCCAGAGACTTGATTACTACAAGAATCGACAAGAATTAATAAGAAGAGAGCAGCTTCAAGGTATAATGGACAGTGTAGTAGCAGGGCATTGCCAGGGATCAAGGGTAGGGCAGCGAGTAATCCTCCCAGCTTCATTTATAGGTGGTCCACGTGATATGAGGAGAAGATATGTTGACGCCATGGCTCTTGTACAAAAATTCGGCAAACCAGATCTGTTCATTACAATGACCTGCAACCCTTCATGGCCTGAGATCAAACAACATATGCTTCCTACTGATGAGGCTCATAACAGACCAGActgggttaattccactttgtcccctcaAACTTTGGgcgattacccacttcagtcccttaacttcaaaatgggacacttaaatccctaa